The proteins below come from a single Rhizobium rhizoryzae genomic window:
- a CDS encoding cellulose biosynthesis cyclic di-GMP-binding regulatory protein BcsB translates to MRKLSSFIAIAFFSIASGSEAAPSLLPSPTKPDLINNNSGTPGVQSNPTGLIPFLESSFESRLQGERDVRYLSFFLTSEQAQAGGSLRLTYTNAVSVRPEDATLRVSFNGHAGQQFPIRSPQGPGIMDVKAETTALKPGWNTVTLAAQQHHRVDCSIDATYELWTQIDVSNSGFQTAASRAQDPAAALISVGRNADRRTQVRVLTAGDTKAGARHSLDAIQTIALLLGRKDLSVEFTTATKDEPGIDLIVGDVNSSWQSEEGKRLLATAPAGVSIRPSGAGRVQMIIRGAGEQAINAALLQALNGPLKLVLNSRRLPAEMGVLNADQPGTYRLSDLAYRAEPFAGRLFRTSFQTVMPADFYPGDYGAMTLKLNAATAPKLAPGAQLVVRVNEKAVTSHGLIDPNGTILKDKTLDIPLRAFRPGINTVDILAELPKEEDKVCDPAARDESKPRFLLLEETSISVPALARAGRVPDLAAFAGRAYPFSRTETLDLVVSAPSSVQLGAAATLLSRLAVSAGQPLAANLVSDQEARSAIPDRNRLIIATAQGQSLVKSARLAAPSLDGLTTASVFGHGSTVAEPSDPRALLDAFQARTSQDRNEPGISENLIIGFQRTINVVGRWLQYREAESDPAPIRNSEVLATLSQVQSETGNSVVTTVSAATDAELSKAIDYLTDPAAWSKLNGGSATVLRSTGEVISTSAAAYSFYPLADKSFANLRRLAAAWLSDHIALYAFAVVILVSLIGLWLGYIVPRKGVRTVE, encoded by the coding sequence ATGCGTAAGCTTTCCAGCTTCATTGCAATCGCGTTTTTCAGCATCGCCTCCGGAAGCGAGGCGGCCCCCTCCTTGCTGCCCTCGCCTACGAAACCGGATCTCATCAACAACAATTCAGGCACGCCAGGAGTGCAGTCCAATCCCACAGGGCTGATACCATTTCTGGAATCCTCGTTTGAAAGTCGGCTTCAGGGTGAACGGGATGTCAGATATCTGTCGTTCTTCCTGACGTCGGAGCAAGCGCAGGCAGGTGGCAGCCTTCGACTGACCTATACCAACGCCGTCTCGGTTCGGCCGGAGGACGCGACCCTGCGCGTTTCCTTCAATGGTCATGCCGGTCAACAATTTCCGATCCGCTCCCCGCAAGGCCCGGGGATCATGGATGTGAAGGCGGAGACAACTGCTCTGAAACCCGGTTGGAACACCGTCACCCTTGCCGCGCAGCAGCATCATCGGGTCGATTGTTCCATTGATGCGACCTACGAGCTATGGACGCAGATCGACGTTTCGAACAGCGGCTTCCAGACTGCCGCGAGCCGCGCTCAGGATCCGGCTGCGGCGCTGATATCCGTCGGCCGCAATGCCGACCGCCGGACCCAAGTGAGGGTGCTGACGGCTGGCGATACCAAGGCCGGCGCCCGGCATTCGCTTGATGCCATCCAGACAATCGCTCTCCTGCTCGGGCGCAAGGACCTCTCGGTCGAATTCACAACCGCGACGAAAGATGAGCCTGGCATTGATCTCATAGTCGGCGATGTCAATTCGAGCTGGCAAAGCGAGGAAGGCAAGCGTCTACTGGCTACGGCACCGGCTGGCGTGTCTATCCGGCCGTCCGGAGCCGGTCGTGTGCAGATGATCATCCGCGGGGCCGGCGAGCAGGCCATCAACGCCGCACTGCTCCAAGCCTTAAATGGCCCCTTGAAACTGGTTCTGAACAGTCGCCGCCTGCCTGCAGAAATGGGTGTGCTGAATGCCGATCAGCCAGGCACGTATCGACTGTCTGACCTCGCTTATCGCGCAGAACCATTTGCCGGGCGCCTTTTCCGCACCAGTTTCCAGACCGTCATGCCCGCCGACTTTTACCCCGGCGATTATGGCGCGATGACCCTGAAGCTCAATGCGGCAACCGCACCGAAATTGGCGCCCGGCGCGCAGCTTGTCGTCCGCGTCAACGAGAAGGCGGTAACGAGCCATGGCCTGATCGATCCGAACGGCACGATCCTGAAGGACAAGACCCTCGATATTCCGCTTAGGGCCTTTCGTCCGGGCATCAACACGGTAGATATTCTGGCAGAACTTCCCAAGGAAGAAGACAAAGTCTGCGACCCTGCCGCCCGTGACGAAAGCAAGCCGAGATTCCTGCTTCTGGAAGAAACCAGCATTTCGGTGCCAGCCTTGGCGCGTGCAGGCCGCGTGCCGGATCTGGCGGCTTTTGCGGGACGCGCCTATCCCTTCAGTCGCACTGAAACGCTCGATCTCGTGGTTTCGGCACCGTCCAGTGTTCAGCTGGGTGCCGCAGCAACGCTGCTATCACGATTGGCGGTCAGTGCCGGCCAGCCCTTGGCAGCGAACCTCGTCTCGGATCAGGAAGCCCGCAGCGCAATTCCAGACCGCAATCGATTGATCATCGCTACGGCTCAAGGACAGAGCCTGGTCAAATCCGCGCGGCTGGCGGCACCTTCACTGGATGGTCTGACAACCGCATCGGTCTTCGGTCATGGAAGCACAGTCGCTGAACCCTCCGATCCACGCGCTCTGCTGGATGCGTTTCAGGCCCGCACATCTCAGGATCGGAATGAACCGGGTATCTCCGAAAATCTGATTATCGGCTTTCAACGCACAATCAATGTCGTCGGCCGGTGGCTTCAATATCGCGAAGCGGAGAGTGATCCGGCACCCATCAGGAACTCCGAAGTGCTCGCAACGCTTTCGCAGGTCCAGAGTGAAACAGGAAACTCTGTCGTAACGACCGTCAGCGCTGCAACCGATGCAGAGTTATCCAAGGCTATCGATTACCTGACCGATCCTGCGGCATGGTCGAAATTGAACGGAGGGTCTGCCACGGTTCTGCGGTCTACGGGCGAGGTCATCTCTACATCTGCAGCCGCCTACAGTTTCTATCCGCTCGCGGATAAGAGCTTTGCAAATCTGCGCCGACTGGCGGCCGCCTGGCTATCAGACCACATTGCCCTCTATGCCTTCGCCGTCGTCATTCTCGTCAGCCTGATCGGTCTATGGCTTGGCTATATCGTTCCACGCAAGGGTGTGAGGACCGTCGAATGA
- the bcsA gene encoding UDP-forming cellulose synthase catalytic subunit: MKYVSLLAIIAGTSSLFLLWLPMSLQAQLVLSLTILGLMLLSMQRPENKTLRLMTFVYAGVIALRYAYWRTTDTLPDSSDLLNFIPGLLLYIAEMYCLVMLAINFFIVADPLKRAAPGTQAAADLPTVDVFVPSYNEAPDLLALTLAAAKNMNYPANKLTVYLLDDGGTDAKCGHRDPVVAHSAQRRREELQSLCAALGVRYHARAENTHAKAGNLNAGLKISSGDLVVVFDADHAPVREFLSETVGYFAADDRLFLVQTPHFFLNPDPLEKNLDTFRQMPSENEMFYSIVQRGLDKWNASFFCGSAAVLRRAALEETNGFQGQSITEDCESALALHCRGWHSVYVDKPLIAGLQPETLVSFIGQRVRWGQGMLQILILNRPFLQRGLTFAQRVCYAGTNLFWLFPLTRLTFMVAPLLYIFFSLQIFQANIVEFVCYTLTYLISSFAMQNYLFGKVRWPWVSELYEYVQAVMLLGAIFSVVRNPRKPTFNVTAKGQTLETSKLSPIALPYFAIFLLLAAASGYAIWRYLSEPMPSELLLIVIGWNLINMGLAGAALGVVAERRERRRNQRLSVRRHALLHMGSVVHTVILTNVSSGGVAVEFIDNPAKAVGEGEVCSLELRRNGKALRKDIVCRVARSGLDGSFGFAFVQRDPDTFSLIAEIMYSEQSFLQDRINLRQKPIGFFIGTLRFSLWSVRECMRALIYALGLVKETQQTSHPDAELLLAPANNRSRSGPHAGFDAVSVKEASYA; this comes from the coding sequence ATGAAGTACGTCTCTCTGCTTGCAATCATTGCAGGCACAAGCAGTCTATTCCTACTCTGGCTCCCTATGAGCCTTCAGGCTCAACTCGTGTTGAGCCTCACGATCCTCGGTCTCATGCTTTTGTCCATGCAGCGGCCGGAGAACAAGACCCTTCGTCTGATGACCTTCGTGTATGCAGGTGTTATCGCGTTGCGTTATGCCTATTGGCGTACGACGGATACACTGCCCGATTCATCGGATCTGCTGAATTTCATTCCAGGCCTTTTGCTTTACATTGCCGAAATGTACTGCCTAGTCATGCTGGCCATCAACTTCTTCATCGTAGCCGATCCGCTGAAGCGAGCCGCACCGGGTACGCAGGCTGCGGCCGACCTGCCAACGGTCGATGTCTTCGTGCCCTCCTATAACGAAGCACCGGACTTGCTTGCGCTGACGCTGGCAGCAGCAAAAAACATGAACTATCCCGCGAATAAATTGACGGTCTATCTGCTGGATGACGGCGGCACCGATGCAAAATGCGGACACAGGGATCCGGTTGTCGCTCATTCGGCACAGCGTCGGCGGGAGGAACTACAGTCGCTGTGTGCCGCCCTGGGAGTTCGCTACCATGCCCGCGCGGAAAACACGCATGCCAAAGCTGGCAATCTCAATGCCGGACTGAAAATTTCGAGCGGCGACCTTGTGGTTGTCTTCGATGCCGACCACGCGCCGGTTCGCGAATTCCTCAGCGAGACCGTGGGTTATTTCGCAGCCGATGACCGCCTGTTCCTTGTCCAGACGCCGCATTTTTTCCTCAACCCCGACCCGCTGGAAAAGAACCTCGACACGTTCCGACAGATGCCGTCGGAAAACGAGATGTTCTACTCCATCGTCCAGCGCGGCCTCGACAAATGGAATGCCTCCTTCTTTTGTGGCTCCGCAGCCGTTCTTCGTCGCGCAGCTCTTGAGGAAACCAACGGCTTTCAGGGCCAATCCATCACGGAAGACTGCGAAAGTGCGCTCGCGCTTCACTGCCGCGGATGGCACAGTGTCTACGTCGACAAGCCCCTGATTGCGGGCCTGCAGCCGGAAACTCTTGTTTCCTTCATCGGGCAGCGCGTGCGCTGGGGTCAAGGCATGCTGCAGATCCTGATCCTGAACCGCCCTTTCCTCCAGCGCGGTCTCACCTTTGCACAGCGCGTGTGCTACGCTGGTACCAACTTGTTCTGGCTGTTCCCGCTGACGCGGCTGACCTTCATGGTCGCACCGCTTCTCTACATCTTCTTCTCGCTTCAGATCTTCCAGGCGAATATCGTTGAATTCGTCTGCTACACACTCACCTATCTGATCTCCTCCTTTGCAATGCAGAATTACCTGTTCGGCAAAGTCCGCTGGCCTTGGGTGTCGGAACTTTACGAATATGTTCAGGCAGTGATGCTGCTTGGCGCCATCTTCAGCGTCGTTCGCAATCCCCGCAAACCGACTTTTAACGTGACGGCCAAAGGTCAGACGCTTGAAACAAGCAAGCTTTCACCGATCGCTTTGCCCTACTTTGCCATCTTCCTGCTACTGGCTGCCGCATCAGGCTACGCAATCTGGCGCTACCTGAGCGAGCCTATGCCGTCGGAACTCCTGCTGATCGTCATCGGCTGGAATCTTATCAACATGGGTCTGGCAGGCGCAGCCCTCGGTGTCGTCGCGGAGCGGCGCGAGCGGCGGCGTAATCAGCGTCTTAGTGTCCGCCGGCATGCGCTTCTTCACATGGGCAGCGTTGTGCACACCGTCATCCTGACCAATGTTTCCAGCGGCGGCGTTGCGGTAGAGTTCATCGATAATCCTGCGAAGGCAGTTGGCGAAGGCGAGGTTTGCAGCCTTGAGCTTCGCCGCAACGGAAAGGCGTTGCGCAAGGATATCGTCTGCCGGGTCGCACGAAGCGGCCTGGATGGAAGCTTCGGCTTTGCCTTCGTCCAGCGCGATCCGGATACGTTCAGTCTGATTGCCGAAATCATGTATTCCGAACAGTCGTTCCTGCAGGACCGGATCAATCTGCGTCAGAAGCCAATCGGCTTTTTTATCGGAACACTCCGCTTTTCTCTCTGGTCTGTGCGGGAGTGCATGCGCGCCCTCATCTATGCTCTCGGCCTCGTGAAAGAGACGCAGCAGACCTCTCATCCAGATGCTGAATTGCTTCTTGCTCCAGCGAACAACCGCTCCCGGAGCGGACCGCACGCGGGCTTCGACGCAGTTTCAGTAAAGGAGGCGAGCTATGCGTAA
- a CDS encoding HD-GYP domain-containing protein, whose amino-acid sequence MRIFLIDDSRSMIAAMQQAIASLDNVEVIAFLEPVKALGSLAEEKPDLILVDYSMPGMSGIDVIRQVRATPETASVPVIMVTSNTETGLKMAAMEAGATEFLSKPFDQSELKIRVSNLLSIRAEQRKLALQAQELQRKFEEAMARVERREEEIIWRLSRAIGCRDGETGQHLDRVAVIARMIAEELGFDERQAREIFLASPLHDVGKLAVKDAILLKPGRLTPDEFTEMKKHTEYGQEILKNSSSDLIRTAERIAASHHEKWDGTGYPRGLKGTEIPIEARIVAVADVFDALCSERPYKQAWPLQKALQEIMNNSGKHFDPSCVAAFARRWAQIRELFQQGEEGSYDETKTARIA is encoded by the coding sequence ATGCGCATCTTTTTGATTGACGATAGCCGCTCCATGATCGCGGCAATGCAGCAAGCGATTGCTTCTTTGGATAATGTCGAAGTCATCGCATTTCTAGAGCCAGTGAAAGCTCTGGGTAGTCTTGCAGAAGAAAAGCCAGATCTCATTCTGGTGGATTACTCAATGCCGGGCATGAGTGGTATCGACGTCATTCGGCAAGTTCGAGCGACGCCGGAAACCGCGTCGGTTCCTGTCATCATGGTAACATCGAATACCGAAACAGGCCTCAAGATGGCTGCGATGGAGGCGGGGGCGACCGAGTTCCTCAGCAAGCCGTTCGACCAATCCGAATTGAAGATCCGCGTATCCAATCTCCTGAGTATTCGGGCCGAGCAGCGCAAACTGGCTCTTCAGGCGCAAGAACTCCAACGCAAGTTCGAAGAGGCCATGGCGCGCGTGGAGCGTCGGGAGGAAGAGATCATCTGGCGTCTTTCTCGCGCCATTGGCTGTCGAGACGGCGAAACGGGACAGCATCTGGACCGCGTGGCGGTGATTGCGCGCATGATTGCCGAAGAGCTCGGCTTTGATGAAAGACAGGCTAGAGAAATCTTCCTTGCTTCTCCTCTGCATGATGTCGGCAAACTGGCTGTGAAGGATGCAATTCTCCTCAAGCCGGGCCGTCTTACTCCGGACGAGTTTACCGAAATGAAGAAGCACACAGAATACGGTCAGGAGATTCTGAAGAATAGTTCCAGCGATCTGATCAGGACAGCAGAGCGCATTGCCGCGAGCCACCATGAAAAATGGGACGGCACAGGCTATCCGCGCGGGCTTAAAGGTACCGAAATTCCGATCGAGGCAAGGATTGTCGCCGTTGCGGATGTCTTTGATGCGCTTTGTTCGGAACGGCCCTACAAGCAGGCCTGGCCCCTGCAGAAGGCGCTTCAGGAGATCATGAACAACAGCGGCAAGCATTTTGATCCCTCTTGCGTAGCGGCTTTTGCGCGGCGCTGGGCACAGATCCGTGAGCTGTTTCAGCAGGGGGAAGAAGGCTCATATGACGAGACGAAGACGGCCAGGATCGCCTGA
- a CDS encoding MDR family oxidoreductase, producing the protein MTDRFNAMVIDLVDGKPVAGFREITTADLPDHDVLVEIACSTVNYKDGLAITGKGRIARRTPLIAGLDLAGTVVESRSPAWKAGDKVIVNGWGLSETESGGYTRYQRLKPEWLMPLPDAFSFEEAMAIGTAGYTAALCVNALEDWGMISPGQGEVLVTGAAGGVGSVAISLLAAKGYNVTASTGRPETHDYLRYLGASQIIDRATLSEKGGALQKERWSGAVDAVGSVTLANILAQTVYGGAVAACGLAGGADLPATVMPHILRAVTLIGIDSVMTAMPKRARAWKTLADHLDRTHLVKMTRIEPMSALSQLAQEIVSGRIQGRVVVDVTR; encoded by the coding sequence ATGACTGATCGATTCAACGCCATGGTCATTGATCTGGTAGACGGAAAGCCGGTAGCCGGATTTCGCGAGATCACAACGGCTGACCTGCCGGATCACGACGTTCTGGTCGAGATTGCCTGTTCGACCGTCAACTACAAAGACGGCCTCGCAATTACAGGCAAAGGACGCATCGCGCGTCGCACGCCGCTCATTGCAGGTCTCGATCTGGCGGGCACGGTCGTTGAGTCGCGCTCCCCTGCATGGAAAGCGGGCGACAAGGTTATTGTGAACGGCTGGGGACTGAGCGAAACGGAATCCGGTGGCTATACGCGATACCAACGCCTGAAACCCGAATGGCTGATGCCGCTTCCAGACGCCTTCAGCTTTGAAGAGGCGATGGCCATCGGCACGGCTGGATACACTGCGGCACTCTGCGTCAATGCGCTCGAAGATTGGGGTATGATCAGTCCCGGCCAAGGCGAGGTTCTGGTGACGGGGGCTGCGGGCGGTGTCGGTTCGGTAGCAATCAGTCTTCTCGCTGCCAAAGGATACAACGTAACGGCTTCGACCGGCAGGCCGGAAACGCATGACTATCTGCGATATCTTGGTGCGAGCCAGATCATTGATCGCGCAACGCTGAGTGAAAAAGGTGGCGCATTACAGAAGGAACGCTGGAGTGGCGCGGTCGATGCCGTCGGTTCTGTCACCCTGGCAAACATCCTCGCACAAACTGTCTACGGTGGAGCGGTCGCCGCCTGTGGTCTGGCTGGAGGTGCAGACCTTCCGGCAACCGTGATGCCGCATATTCTGCGCGCTGTTACCTTGATCGGTATCGATTCCGTGATGACGGCCATGCCAAAGCGTGCGCGAGCCTGGAAGACCTTGGCAGACCACCTTGATCGCACGCATCTGGTCAAAATGACAAGGATCGAACCTATGTCGGCACTGTCGCAATTGGCGCAGGAGATCGTGTCGGGACGCATCCAAGGCCGCGTTGTCGTGGACGTCACTCGATAG
- a CDS encoding ABC transporter ATP-binding protein encodes MGSITLTNIQKSYGAVNVLHDINLAINEGEFIVFVGPSGCGKSTLLRVIAGLEKVTGGELSINGERVNDVSAADRGLAMVFQSYALYPHMTVRQNLAFGLENAGMPKAEITQRIGEAARMLEIEQYMDRRPGQLSGGQRQRVAIGRAIVRRPTAFLLDEPLSNLDAELRVSTRAEIAALHARLKSTMIYVTHDQVEAMTLANRIVVMRAGRIEQVGTPLDLYNQPANRFVAGFIGAPHMNFIEGALESSNGTQMLRTAQGDVLHLPQSVEGVAPGAPITVGLRPQHISLSDDQSGFAAQVQLVEALGSETVIHASAFGTKLLAIVPGQRRISTGDTIYLSYANAPLHLFDQSGLRIATVQTEDGRSSTFV; translated from the coding sequence ATGGGTAGCATCACTCTCACGAACATCCAGAAGTCCTATGGTGCGGTGAATGTCCTCCACGACATCAACCTTGCGATCAACGAAGGTGAGTTCATCGTATTCGTTGGTCCATCCGGCTGCGGAAAGTCGACGCTTCTGCGCGTCATAGCCGGTCTGGAGAAAGTCACAGGTGGGGAGCTCTCAATCAACGGCGAGCGCGTCAATGACGTATCGGCCGCAGATCGTGGTCTTGCTATGGTATTCCAGTCCTATGCGCTCTATCCGCACATGACAGTGCGCCAGAACCTCGCTTTCGGCCTGGAAAATGCAGGCATGCCCAAGGCCGAGATCACGCAACGTATCGGTGAAGCAGCCCGAATGCTGGAAATCGAGCAATATATGGACCGCCGTCCGGGCCAGCTCTCAGGCGGGCAGCGCCAGCGCGTTGCCATCGGACGGGCCATTGTGCGTCGTCCCACGGCCTTCCTGCTCGACGAGCCTCTCTCCAACCTCGATGCGGAACTGCGCGTTTCGACCCGTGCCGAGATCGCAGCGCTTCATGCCCGCCTCAAATCGACGATGATCTATGTTACCCATGATCAGGTTGAAGCCATGACACTCGCAAACCGGATCGTGGTCATGCGGGCTGGACGCATCGAGCAGGTTGGAACGCCGCTCGATCTCTATAATCAACCGGCGAACCGATTTGTCGCGGGCTTCATCGGTGCACCGCATATGAACTTCATTGAAGGCGCCCTGGAAAGCTCCAACGGCACCCAGATGCTGCGCACAGCGCAAGGTGATGTGCTCCATCTTCCTCAGAGCGTTGAAGGTGTTGCTCCCGGCGCACCGATTACCGTCGGTCTTCGCCCGCAACACATCTCGCTGTCGGATGATCAATCGGGATTTGCGGCTCAGGTACAACTGGTCGAGGCCCTGGGCTCAGAAACCGTCATTCACGCTTCCGCTTTCGGAACGAAACTGTTGGCCATCGTTCCGGGTCAAAGACGTATTTCTACGGGCGATACGATTTATCTTTCCTACGCCAATGCTCCCTTGCATCTTTTCGACCAGAGCGGCTTGCGGATCGCAACCGTTCAGACGGAAGACGGCCGCTCCTCGACCTTCGTCTGA